In Pyrus communis chromosome 11, drPyrComm1.1, whole genome shotgun sequence, the sequence AGCATTTTTTGAATGACGGCGTGTTACGCGTgacttatatgttttaaatgtatttatatgcgtaaattgacaaaaggaaagtcaaatatttgaagtaaataaatCATTTTAGATTATACTAGAAGTAACATCTCATAAACTAGTTAAAGcaactgaattcacataataaaatcggtctctatagaatttacattaagaattgagaaattaatatttaataaacaattgattaaatcacattattgctagccattGTGAGGTCAAGCTCTCCCCCTCCccattaatgtagataatatcgtttgtttaaaaaaaagatcatttgacaattaatttaatcacattattatccacgtgcgaaagaccttttttataaccagcattacacACTTCTTAcaatgttttgaacgtgtttaaaaatagaaaaaaataatatttaataaataactgatcGAATCACactattgctagcccattgtgagactaattCCACCCCCTTCccctaatgtagataatatagtttgttacataaaaaaaaaaaaaaacaataatttgacaacttattcaatcacattattatccccatgtaaaagacattttttatacaccatcaactttgtcatttgtttattattttctctcttccctttcattttttttattctttacacATGAGACAAAAACTTTGGTGTCACCcgctttgaaaaaaataattggaccaaaatgcccctcaaccaaaaaaattcaaaacttgcccaaaatcatatttcaaattatgcaagggtaaattggtaattttgCTATCAAAAATCTAATCTCCACTGTGATGCACTGTTCATCACACCTCcggctttatatataatagattACTCAAATAACTTTGTCCTTGAAACCCCAGGGTTTTTCCTGTCATTGATAATTAACTCGCTCCTTAGTAATGTTCGAGACCACATGGGTTTACATGCATGACTATACTTATTAAAGCGAAAGTTAACCGATTAAGCTAACGAATCACAAATTTATACAAGTATTAAAATCAGAATTCGATAAACATAATAACAAACTAACCCGTTGAAGCagtagaagaagaagccaaAGTAGACCTCTAAATAGTGCACCTTCATCTATTGCAAATACTCAATGCTCAACTAGACAATAGGACTTTGGTTCAATAGAGAGCGTATAATTTGTAGAAGGAGTGACTACTACTTATATTGAGCTAATCTTCGTGATTTTCCTATTAAAATCAGCGTAGGAAACAGACACACAATTCCAATCCAACAATGAGTACTAAGTATCAGAATTCATTTAATGTTTTAATTCCAAACTAATTAGGACAACTTTAAACTCTTTAACAAAACCTTTCCATACCAATTTGAAACAATATGACAGGTTGTAACTCTCACTATCACCCTCACATTCTAACATTTCATTCTAATCATCACGTTTCAAAGTCCACCAGTACAACAAGAATATCCACCAATCGAAGAATCCAGAAAATCGAAatgttcttcttttttctcgAGACTTCCATCGTCCACCAGTCCGTACAGTAATGCCCATCAGTTGATTTCACGCAAGAAACTGGTCTAGGTATAGCAGTTATAGCATAGATCTTGAATCCGATTCTGTATATATAGGATTATAGTGTTTTCACCACTTTGGTGTTTATGGTAGGAAATGAACGCTTCAAGATCCACCATGTTGACCTAGTTGGGTGGAGGGCCGAGGCCAGGGCCATTTTTGTGTACTTAAACACCATACAATTTAAAACCAGTCGACCAAAGAATGATTACAGCCATGAAAAGTACATGGAAGTGTGCCATGGAAGATCAGAATATGGAAGTGGATATTCCAAGAATAAACCTCTGCACTCATCGCCACTTCTCATTGTACTCAATTATCCCACAAATTCAACTAGTTTAATTGGTTAGGGGGTTGGAGTTAGAGAGAGTCTAAGTCAAGCACTTGTAATCGCTTACTATtacagtttagtgatattcttctttactagcaagtaagaggtcttaggttcattTATCGTCAAAAGCAAATTAGagctacattattgctaactcattgtgagacttagtctCTGCCTCCATCCCatatagataatatcttttgttcaaagaaaaaaaaaagtcaagcGCTTGTAGGAGTTAATTTATTTAGACCCCTAAACCCTATATTTAGACCCAATAAACCACCTATAAGCTCATCCATGATCtgacaactttttctttttcgaatTGATCGATATCAAATTTACTATTCTCAATAaacattaaaattcaaaagactagaaaaaaaaaacaccaactCAACCCCCCATCTCCCCTCCACTCTCACCATGAACCTTTCTCCACCACCAGTATCCCTACAGTGACTCGGAGACAGTTAAGGTCTTCCTAATGTGATAcaactaatattataaaaactttatttattttataattttttgaataTTCCCTAACTTTTTCGTTCATGTAATTTATTGTTCTTTCTTAATATATAAATTGAACTAATTATGTGGTATACTAGTACGCTTATcctttttaatatataaatgtatgtttaatattaaaacaataaacaaaatatatccaaaagtaataataaaatacaagagttaattacaaaatatataatttgagtaaattatctattctaaaacTAGGGAACAATTGACTGTTCATTGGGCTACAGTCAATTGTTTGCCTCTTGATTTCAACTTATTTACAAAAAAACCATGAGAATTGGGCTGGGTTTGAAGGATATTATTTGAACTGATAAGGGTGATTTTGTCCGGACGGTTTGGGACGAATTACCCATTCATTTCACCTTATTTACAATAAACCCATCAAATTTGGGCTGTGTTGGAAGGGTAATTATTAGAACTTATCAGGGTAATTTTGTCTGTAGGGTTTCTTcgacttcttcttcctctctcttcatTTCTCTTAACCTCTAGCCCCAGCGCCGCTCACCCCCGTTCTTCTTTTCTAAAAGAAAACCCTAGCCACTCAATTTCTCTCAACTCTAGCCGTACCTCAACCAATTTCTCTCAACCACGGCCTCCATTTTAGCAACTCGACCTCGATTCCATCCGCCTTCCTCCCGGCGAAGACTTTGGCATTATCAGGTAATCCTAGCTCCGACCCAAACCCTAACATTACAGAAATTTGATAGCAAGAATCGTTCTTTCCTAAACCCTATCGTGTTTCCATAAGTTTGATAATGAAAGTTCGTTTTttggaatttataaattttgtgtttttgctCTGTAGAAGCatgatttgagtttttttttatttataaattaattaaaaggttGGTTTTTATGGTTGCGTAGCTCATATTCATTGCAGTCTAGATCCCAACAACCCAAGGATGATATTTCCATGCTAGGGCTCTAGGATCGTCAACCCATCGATGATATTTCGCTCAAACTCGCAAATCCATGTTCGATCTTCCAGTTTCAGAGCAAAACATTGATCCAGTTCCCAGATACACAAGAAGCAAAGGTAAAGACTCGGTTTGTGCCTCAAAAAATATACTCTCTTCTCTGTTATGTGCTTGAATGCCTCGGATCTGGGACCCTGGATTGCTGAAAATTAATTTCTTTGCACCCCAACTATGAattttagcattttttttttttcggattaaTGCAATCACAAtgttattttattgattttatttacCATTTGTCGTTGAATTTATTTCTGTAGGAAAGGTACTAATTACCGAAGTGTAAAGGATAAGATTTTATTGTACTACCTGCGCTCAGCAGCTCAGTCTTTCCCCTCCTACTCCAGTTGTCTTACGTTTTCTGTTATGCATTTCACATTTCTTGGAATGGATAATAGATAACTACATATTCGAAGTTGGGGATAattaggtttttatttatttgctttttGTCATGGTTACTCATAATTTGCTTTAGTTTGGTTTTTGATTGGATAATATTTTGATTTGCTTTAAGAGTTCTGATCTTCCACTATAattgtgatttgatttatgAACTGATATTCGCACATTTGAAACTGATGTGCAGACCATCATGAGGATCACCACACCCATGATCATGTTCATGATCCTGGTGTTTCTTCTGTCAGCATAGTTTGTGAAGGGAACTTAGAACTTGGAAAGGTAGGATCTCTGTTTTGTCGTATTTTGCAATATATTTGATAATTTCTTCTGTGTCTTCCATGTGTACCTGTTGCCTTTGAATGAGACAAGTACACATTTGAGGGCCAGTTGCATCCAGAGTCTTTGTCCAGGCATGTATGAAAGAAAACCTGACAAAAACTACTgatttcgtttttattttttcaggcTAACATATGGCTTGGTACACTGTTGTTGAAACGAAGTGAGGACATATATCGTATGAAAGGTCTTCTATCAgttcaaagaatgaaaaagagaTTTGTCTTCCAGGTGAGAAACTTGCTGCTAATGGACATTGACATCTTTTTTATGTTAATGGATTTTTGGATCGTGTCTTTACTTTCTGATAGAGAAGTTTGATTTTAGCTTATTTGTTTCTACGGATTAATGcattcaaaatattattttgtatgattttttacATACGTTTGTGGATGAAGGGTTTAGGTGCTCTGAAAATGCccacccttattttttttacatcaagTGTATATGGCAACCCAGGCATTCCAACTTGCTCAAGTACTTCAatcttttcagtttttggtaatttttgcccctgtttggttgctgggaaGGAGAGGGAAAATAAGGGAAATCATCAAAGTTGATACATATCATTTGTTTTTAGTCACATTGATTTTTATTGTGAGAAATtatgtgattatttttttataattacctGTGGAATTGAATAGTATTAGCTAAAGCTCTCCCAATGCTCAGTTGTATCTATATTAAGAAATTGTTGAGTAGATGGACTACAAAACTCAAATTCCCTCCTTCTGTATATTTGCAGTTGCTTTTCCGTGTAAATCTTCTcttgcaaagaaattcaaaggcCTCTAATTGTATTCATGGACTATAACTGTAATTATACAATgtacattattatttaaatataaaaaggtataatttatatatagtcAATTTAGACTCATTAAAATATACaatctttaaataaaaaagtaaattttaaagaagttgAAGTAATATATGAATGCTATGTGATTTATTATgttcaaaattgaaattggaatcATGTTGTTCTTTGATATGAATGAAGTGTGGTGTTCTCCTTCAAAAAGTTGAAATTAGGTCTCTCCATCCccttaatttcattttctattagCAAAGAACTGGGATACCAATGTACTTATGTGTATTGTTTCAATTTCTATGTTTGCTAATCTTTTCCCAGGGAAATACTTCATTTAAGGAAAAGCCTGAAATAATGTTGTCAAGTGTTATACTGAAGCTATCAGATTGAACATGATGTGTGCAACTTAGATTGCAACCATGCAATTGCTTACTTGAAGGTAATAGTCATTCTATTGCATGCATATCTTTAGAATCTTTGTTTTTTATAACTATTGGTGAAAGCACTGCAGACCAAATCATGTTATATATGCTTATTGTAAACAGTTATGTTTGTAAATTTGAAGcccaaattaacataattttctCCCCTGTTTGACCACGCATTTATGAATGTTGGATtaaaatgtgtttatttttggGAAGAAATGAGACGGTTGGTTTGAGTTTTAGAAGCCTTTGTTTTTCTGCCTTTTATGGCaatgaaaaaaaagggggaaaacaTTGGTCTTAATTGTAATTTCCAATTCTTTACGCTGTTAGTAGTTAAAATTAGGGGAATGgctattaatataatttttggtGTATTTCAAGCTTCTAATTCACAAGCTGAGTGAAGGTCACAATAAGTATTAGTCACTACGAGAGTGTTGGACTATCCTCATTCTGGAACCAGGTTTAAGAGGCCCCTGACAATGACATTGAAACGGGTATATAACCCTCTTCTTTTCGTCTTTTAGTCTTTCGCTTACTCAAGCATATGTTGTCATTTAAAATTAGTGGTCTGGTTAATGTACCTGCAGTATCAGTAGTTCCTCTCTTTTTAATGGAGTGATTCCCTTTCTTGGGCATGTAAAATCTTGGTGTCTGTAAATGCACACATCACATGACTTTTAACACAAGTCTTGCTTCTATCATTTGATGTTGCAGTGGGTAAGCTCTGAATTTAATGAATTGTTCAACTTTGAATTTaatgaattgtggtgttttatCTTCTGAATTTCTAACCTATTAATATTGGAAGACCTAAAAGATTATTCCAATGTATTGTTTCTGGATTTATTCAAATTAGTAGTGAAATGAtggtatttataaattttaatttttttttctatgattTACATGTTGATGCAGATTTATTCTCTACGATTCTCTGGTTAGGGTAAGCATTTTGGTGAGCTTTGATTTTGTGAGGGTAAGCTCTTAATCTTTCCTCTATCGTTTTGTAGTTCATCctattgttttaatttagaGCTATTTTAATGCTTTTATGTTTGTCGTTCTGTGCTGGGAAATTGGAAAGCTCTGGAAACAATATAGTTCTTGAGCTAATGTGAAGATTTTGGGTTGAACATTGTGCTGTGAAGATATTGGGTTTAATATTTGATTCCGTTTTTCATTTTGCACTTACAAAAACAGAGGATTGTGGTTAATTATTGTGATGTGAAGCTTCTATTTGATGTCGACTTAATGAGTAGCGATGTAAATTAAACTACGTATTTTATGGATCAATTCACATATTTcttgctttttctttcatttggagATAATTGTGTAAATGTGTGGTTTTGTGAGCGTTACTCATGTAAAACATGCGTTCTCTAAATTGTTACATTTAAGAATGCGATTATATCGCTGTAGCATTTTCAGTTAAATTTTCTATGAATATTATTCATGATTTGAAAACCCGCAGCAAAGCGCGGGCAGTCCTGCTAGTAACTACAAAAATCAGAATATTTCAGAAGTTATTATCGAAATAAGTTcggaaaatttcaaaaaatttggaTGGAAAATTCGGAATTCTTAGAATCACTAAATGCATTCTAATTTTTCAGGAAATATTCAGATTCAGAATTTTCAAAGTTCGAATTTGGAAACTTTACTGTTAGAATCAGGAACATCATTCCAACTTACAAACcactcttttattttttcccgAAAATCTCTACCCTACATATTGCATGTACGAAGAACTGACCGCTACCTAGCTATATGTTCCAGACCAGTGGAACAAAATGCAGTGTATTAGGGCGGAAGATTAGGACTTGCATGGCGTACATAGGTATACAACTATGGTAGCGTTCCGTGTTAATAGTATAAGGAGATGTGTTAGTTTCTCTCTATAGACTCTTGTATTATTGACACGAGACCATCATCAGAGAAAGACTTGTATGGCGTATAGGTATATAACTATGGTAGCGTCCCATGTTAATAGTACAAGGAGATGCGTTAGTTTCTTTTTATATACTCTTATATTATTGACACGAGACACCACCATAACAATGTAACCGTGTCATACAAGTTGCTGTCGTTAGGACGGGCATAGCTGCATTATTGGATCATGAGATAACCAATGACATTGACAATCAACTAATCAAATAATCAACTATCTATCATTCTAGCTACCTTGAAAGTGAGTGGCAATGGAATGATGGAGCAAAATCACATAGACGTGTGGCGCTTCTCCATTAGCAGCTTGTCTATCATGATCATGTTCTTCCATATTTATCCCGTGGAATAGCTATAGAGATCACCTAGTCATCAGTTAGCACTATCTTTGCAATAATACTGATCGTATTGAGAAGAATATTAGACCCACATGTAGTGGTTGTGGTATATTGGATAATTTGGTGGAGCTTTTCTTTTCGTTTGGCTCGGCCGTTGTTTGTTACATGAGAACTCAACTAGTACATATACTTTGTTTCCTTAATTAGTTCAAGCTTATGCAAGTCTCTCTTGGCAACGTGAAATCGGCACTCAGACTCAGGTTCCGTCTTGTAATATTGTGCATGCATGTTAAGCAAGTCAACAGACGAATTTGTTAGATGGCCGTCTTTTAGATTTTAGAAGTATTGTCTAAGAAATAGAAATAGGTCCCCTTGCTTATACCGCGTGTGGGAGTTGGTAGTATCAAGGATCAATTCTTATAGAATTAGTGTTGTGGACAACTGCTTTCGCAAAGCTTAATTATGTAAATTCATGGGTGTCGACTCCCATTGCACTTGCGGATGTATGACATACGATCAATGATGGATTCAAGATATTAATATCAGATGATTCCAGTATAAAAGctttaaaaaagaataaataaaaatta encodes:
- the LOC137708518 gene encoding uncharacterized protein isoform X2 — protein: MFDLPVSEQNIDPVPRYTRSKDHHEDHHTHDHVHDPGVSSVSIVCEGNLELGKANIWLGTLLLKRSEDIYRMKGLLSVQRMKKRFVFQVL
- the LOC137708518 gene encoding uncharacterized protein isoform X1; its protein translation is MFDLPVSEQNIDPVPRYTRSKDHHEDHHTHDHVHDPGVSSVSIVCEGNLELGKANIWLGTLLLKRSEDIYRMKGLLSVQRMKKRFVFQGNTSFKEKPEIMLSSVILKLSD